In one Salvelinus sp. IW2-2015 unplaced genomic scaffold, ASM291031v2 Un_scaffold6807, whole genome shotgun sequence genomic region, the following are encoded:
- the LOC112079057 gene encoding fibrinogen alpha chain, producing the protein MYRQEVDVEIKLRSCQGSCNRPVAFRIDHDGYRSLDDQMTLFSNTAKHQTSSPLNKDIAKIKLQPVDVGPPPSPAYKTIPMVQKELLTHFEDLEQNHVVLEEVLEETECLGSERERREEKQVF; encoded by the coding sequence GTGGACGTTGAGATCAAACTGCGCTCCTGTCAGGGATCATGCAACAGGCCCGTTGCTTTCCGTATCGACCACGACGGCTACAGATCGCTAGACGATCAGATGACCCTGTTCAGTAACACTGCCAAGCATCAGACGAGCTCTCCTCTCAATAAGGACATCGCTAAGATCAAACTACAGCCAGTGGATGTCGGTCCCCCACCGTCCCCCGCCTATAAAACCATCCCCATGGTGCAGAAGGAACTCCTGACTCAYTTTGAGGATCTAGAACAGAACCATGTGGTTCTAGAAGAGGTTCTAGAAGAAACGGAATGCCTGGGTTCTGaacgggagaggagggaggagaagcagGTGTTCTAG